Proteins from a single region of Seriola aureovittata isolate HTS-2021-v1 ecotype China chromosome 9, ASM2101889v1, whole genome shotgun sequence:
- the LOC130174507 gene encoding secreted frizzled-related protein 5, giving the protein MTSVLCPHFSSRKSSHLASLLFLLLLAGPSSTVVLGPSAGGVKAGLEGRARAEGRIRSGVKDKSWDRASTEGNTETGYGNTRVSRPGAAAGEDDDVWGDPGTTTGFRSMLSIGEGGLWEPRSSSRCVRIPSGMALCQNIGYDTMRMPNLLGHESPAEAVQQSASWLPLLARECHPDARIFLCSLFAPICLDRFISPCRSLCESVRDSCAPIMSCYGYPWPEILRCDQYPADHLMCISSITNTSVHTGGRRVPLASCRDCELEEASSTKDTLETFCRSDFVVKLRLTQLKYTPVSLSQFSLAAKLDVLKHGPLLGGQIRSHIELWLERDATCVRNMTRNHPRGGTFLVTGTVQGGRVVVNKAYAWQRRDKNLMAAARKWKHHRCRS; this is encoded by the exons ATGACTTCAGTGCTCTGTCCTCATTTTAGCTCCAGAAAGTCCTCCCATTTAGCCTCTTTACTATTTCTCCTTCTGCTTGCTGGGCCAAGCAGCACAGTAGTACTTGGTCCTAGTGCTGGTGGAGTAAAGGCAGGGCTGGAGGGACGAGCAAGAGCTGAGGGTAGGATTAGATCTGGGGTGAAGGACAAGAGCTGGGACAGGGCAAGTACTGAGGGCAATACTGAAACTGGATATGGAAATACTCGTGTTTCTAgaccaggagctgcagcaggagaggacGATGATGTGTGGGGGGACCCTGGTACTACTACAGGCTTCAGGTCCATGCTTTCTATAGGAGAAGGTGGACTGTGGGAGCCCCGCAGCTCCTCTCGATGTGTGCGCATCCCGTCCGGCATGGCCTTGTGCCAAAACATCGGTTATGACACGATGAGGATGCCCAACCTGCTGGGCCATGAGTCTCCGGCTGAGGCTGTACAACAGAGTGCCAGCTGGTTGCCACTACTTGCCAGAGAGTGCCACCCTGATGCCCGcatctttctctgctctctctttgcACCCATCTGCCTTGACAG GTTTATATCACCTTGCAGGAGTTTGTGCGAATCTGTACGGGACAGCTGTGCTCCAATCATGAGTTGCTATGGCTACCCGTGGCCAGAAATTCTGCGCTGTGACCAGTATCCTGCAGACCATCTCATGTGTATCTCCTCCATCACCAACACTAGTGTTCACACTGGGGGGCGTAGAG TGCCTCTGGCAAGCTGTCGGGACTGTGAGCTGGAAGAGGCTTCCTCTACTAAAGATACACTGGAGACCTTTTGTAGGAGTGATTTTG TTGTGAAACTGCGTCTTACACAGCTCAAGTATACTCCGGTAAGCCTGTCGCAGTTCTCGTTGGCTGCCAAACTGGATGTTCTGAAGCATGGACCCCTGTTAGGTGGGCAGATCCGCTCCCACATCGAGCTGTGGCTAGAGAGGGATGCCACCTGTGTACGGAACATGACACGGAACCACCCACGAGGCGGCACCTTCCTCGTGACAGGAACAGTGCAGGGGGGGCGCGTGGTGGTCAATAAGGCTTATGCCTGGCAAAGACGGGACAAGAACCTGATGGCAGCTGCGCGCAAATGGAAGCATCACAGATGCAGGAGCTAA